AGCTTTGGGCAATCCTTTGGGGCGAATCTCTTTGAGTCTGATCAGGCATATACCAGCAATGCCTTTGCCTTTGACTAGTTTGGGAGTAAAAGGAGGGGGTAAATAACGACGCAGTACCTCAGGCGCTATTTGGTAATTAATAAGTATACGGCGGTCTATCAAACCTTTTATTCGAGGGATTTTCATAATCTTTGTTGTTCGTTTGTTGGTATAACGCCTTGGGTCAGGAGATGGTTAACAATGAGTGAGTGTTAGTGTTACTTAAGACACTTTTTTTATAAAAAAACTCCACTAATGTGGGCTTGTATGGTAAAGTAAAACACTGTCCTGCGAATTTGGGTAATGCATAAATATTTTTATAATTTTAACTGCACAAATTTATTGTTAAGTGTACAAAGGTTAACTTCTTCGTAAAGAATTACTTATAATTATTTAAAAGACATTCTATTTCTATGAAACTTAAAAAAACTTTTACTTCATTTTTGAAAAAAATACCCTTAACTGCTCACCTGTTGCTGCTTGCTTTGATGCTGTTTTTGATGACCAGTTGTGGAGGCAAAAAGAACAACCAAAGTGAGACCAAAGATTCTACTGCCCAAAGCACCCCACCACCTGTTGCCAAACTCATGACTAACCAGGAGTTGTATAAGACTGAAGAGGTAGAGGGCTTGGAGGCTGCATTAAAAAAACCTGCCCATGTATACCGATTGTCTTTACAGCAATCAGGGTTAAAAACCCTCTCCGATGACATACAAAAACTGAAAAATCTGCAAAGTCTTGCCGTTGGCATGAATCCAGGACTAAATCTGGGGCAGGTAATAGGGCAACTGGAAAGCTTACCTTTGCTGCAAGAGCTCAATACAAGCGATAACGAACTTAAGCGCATTCCTGCGAATATAAAAAACTTACAGCAGGTACATTCTATTTGGTTAGACAACAACCCCACCCTTGACCTCAAGCAAGCCTTTACAGCGATGAGCGCCATGCCCAAGCTGGAAGAAGTATCTTTAGTAGACAGCAAAGTGATGGAATTGCCTGCTGACATAAGCAAAATGAAGGGGCTTAAAAGATTGGTAGTAAGCCACAATAAGTTACAGACTTTGCCTAATAGTTTTGATCAATTACAAAAATTAGAGTTTGTAGACTTATCGAGTAATAAAAAGCTTAATATATCTCAGGTATTGAACGAATTGGTAAAAATAAAAAGCCTGAAAAGGTTGTTTTTGAGCAAATGTGAGCTAAAAAAAATACCGGATACTATAGGTAAGCTCGAAAACTTAGAAGTATTGATACTGAACTCGAACCAAATAGAAACCCTGCCCGCTTCAATGAAAAATCTTACAAAACTGAAGGAATTGTATATCGCAGGCAATCCACTGGTACCCCAGGCAGTAGAGGGGCTCAAGACCTTGTTTCCTAAGGTAAGAATCACCAAATAATGGAATTGTCATAAAGATGTTTAAATTTGGACTCAAACGGCAAAGCCTTTTTAAAGTCAAATATGGGCTTTGCCATTGATCTTTTTTTGAGTTCAAAACGTGAGTTATGCCTTGTAGCCCACATAAATTTAGACAACAAACATGACAACATTTAAGACAGTAAACCCCAAAGAAGTATCCACGGGAGCATTTCACGGTTTTATGTTAGGTGCAGTAGCACCCCGTCCCATCGCCTTTGCCAGCACCATCGATAACGAAGGAAATGTTAACTTAAGCCCATTTAGTTTTTTCAATGCTTTTGGTGCCAACCCTCCTACGTTGATTTTTTCTCCAGCACGCCGTGTGCGTGACAACACTACCAAACACACCCTCGAAAATGCCCAGGCTACCAAAGAGGTCGTGATCAATATTGTAAACTACCCTATAGTAGAGCAAATGTCGCTGGCAAGCACCGAATACGACCAAGGTGTGAATGAGTTCAACAAATCAGGCCTGACCGAAGAGCCCTCTTTATTGGTCAAACCTCCCAGGGTAAAAGAAGCCCCTGCTGCATTTGAGTGCATAGTAAAAGATATTATCGAAACAGGAACAGAAGGTGGGGCAGGTAATCTCATCGTTTGTGAGGTTGTAATGGCGCATTTTAATGAAGCCATTCTGGATGAAGATGGTAAAGTAGACCCTTTTAAAGCTGATTTGGTAGCGCGTATGGGGGGCAATTGGTACTGTCGTGCCAACGGTGATGCTTTGTTTGAAATAGAAAAACCTATTCGTAATAAAGGTATCGGAGTAGACCAGTTGCCCGAAGCTGTGCGCAACAGCCATGTATTGACCGGGAATAACCTGGGTAAATTGGGCAATGTAGAAAAACTGCCTGAATCTGCTGAAGTAAGCAAGTTTAGCGAAAGCGATGCCATACAAGCTGTGCGCAAAGAAACGGGTGATCTACAGGAAAACCTACATCGCCTGGCGCAAAAATACCTGGCCAACAATGAGGTAACTCAAGCCTGGTTGACACTGTTGCAAAAGTAAGGATACATTTAAAATAGCGGTTGGCTGTGAACCGCTGGTTGTAGGGTGAGCGCTATGGCTAAATATTACTTGCCAATTTGCAAATATGATAATAAACATACCACAAGATTTTAATAACAAGTAAAAAATCTGCGTTAAATAAAAAATCTGCATATTGTTTGAGTAGATAGTTTAAATCATACTATCTACTCATTTTTTTTTGTATCCTAAATTTAATATCATTGTTAAAAAGTGATTTATTGAATCAAATCAATTATTTTGCTGATTGACACAACAAGTGGAGTATTAAAAACCGAGTAAAGGCTATTTATTAAAATACAAGCGTTTGGCAGTCCCTCAGGATCGTTTATCAGTTTGTAGTTTGTAATTACTTATCATTTATGAGTGTGAAAAAAAGAAATCGTTTATCTTACTTTATTCGTCTGGACTTTAGCAGCATACAAGGACGCATTACATTTGTGTTTGTCCTGCTTGCTTTGCTAATGTTTAGTGTGATTCTCTTGATTAACTACACCTGGCTGAGTAATAACCGACAGTATAAAAAAATCATAGACACCACCCAACCCATTCAGCGTCATAGCATTAGCCTGCTCAATACTGCCAAGCAAACCCAGGTAAACCTACATAAATACCTGATATTAAAAGATACCACTTACAAAACCAAAAACCGTAAAATCTGGTTACTCACCATTCCTGCACAAAAAGACTCCTTGTTGTTTAATTTGGCTCAAAACTCAGACAACACCCGCCTGGCGTATGTTAACATTACCCAACGCCTTGAAGAACTCAGACAACTACAAAAACAAGCCGAAATAGTATACCAACGAAAAGATGTAGTGCTTGCCATCCGTCAGTTTTTAGTGTCAGACCTTCCGTTGGCATTGAGCGAGCTGGAGAAAGCCGTAAATAGAATGACAGGTATTCAAAAAGACAGAGAGATAGAGTTGCTGGAAGAATATGCCAACAGCAACCGCAAACGTTATGTCATATTTGTAGTGTCATTGGTGGCGATCATCTTATTCCATTACTTTTTGGGAGCATTTATTATGACAGCCCTCATGAGCAAAATTATGCCAATAAAAACACAGATTGCTAATTTGAGCAAAGGTGATTTGCCCGACCCTTTGCCCAAAAAATCAGATGAGTTTGGCTCTACTGTGCGTTACATCAATGAGTTGTCTCACAACCTCAAACTGGTGAAAAACTACGCCAATCAGGTGGGAGAGGGGCGTTTTGACTCTAACCTTACCATATTTAACGAAGGAAGTGAGCTAGGAGTAGCCCTAAGTGAAATGGGAAGAAGCCTGCAGAAGGTATACGATGAAGAGCAGTTGAGAATATGGATTACAGATGGTTTGGCTAAGTTTGCCGAAATATTGAGGCAAAGCAGCGATGATTTAGACCACCTGTGCTATGAGGTAATCTCACAGTTGGTAAAATATATAGACATTGTGCAAGGTGGCATATTTATTCTCAATAATCATGAAGCTGCTCCTTTCTTTGAACTTCGGGCGTCGTATGCTTATGATAGAATGAAGTTTGTCGAACGAAAGGTTTCGGTAGACGAAGGCTTGATTGGTAGGGTATACAACGAAAAAGAAATGGTATATGTAGAAACCATTCCCGAAAACTACCTCTATGTAGAGTCAGGATTGGGCGAAACTCCACCCAAAACCTTGGTTTTGCTGCCCCTCAAAAACGACAAAGAAATAGAAGGAGTAGTAGAGTTGGCTTCATTCCGCAAGTTTGAGCCACACGAACTGGAGTTTTTGCAACGCCTCAGCGAAAGCATTGCTGCTACTATTACTGTAGTAATTACCCATCAAAAAAACGAACGAATGCTTGCAGAGTATCAAGAAATGACCTCTACCCTGAAAGAGCAACAAATAGAGCTGCAGCAAAACTCTGAAGAACTGCACATAGCCAAACAAGAAATTGAAAAAAAATTAAAAGATAGCCAAGCAAAGCAGTAATAAAAACAATGCTTTGACCAAGTGGTTAAACAGAAGTTGTGAAGAAAAGCTTATTGAAAACAAACCCAATACATATACACTGATGATATGGTTTTTTTATTACGAGATTATGCCCGTACAATTTATTTTACAATCATAACTATAGGCGCATGTATTTTAATTACATTGCCTGTTCAAGCCCAGTTATTGCCTGCCCGAGAAGAAGAAGCAAAATATGATGAAGGCAAACTGGAGATCATTTGCCAGTCCATTAAGTTTTATTTGAGTGCCAACGCCAGAGAAAATGCCAGCAATGCTATAGGTTGTAGTTCACTGGAAGCTATAGAACAAACCATTCCGGAAGATTACAGGGCAACCAATCGTTTTTTTAACCTTTTTAAAAAGAAACGGTATCGTAGCTATGGCCGTGGTAAGTTGGATAGAAGACTTGAAAAACTAATCAAAGACATTAATACTGAACTACAAAAAACTCGTCAGGACACTGCCTGGACTAATAAGTTGGCGAAACTTATTGAACGCTTGATAAAAGTGAAAGACCTGGTAGTACAAGGCAAAAGTGTAAATAGCATTAACGAAACAAGTGATACCAGCCAGCAGGCAAATGTGCCAACAAGCACCACGCAACAAAAACCAAAAGAAAAGACACCAAAACAAACAGATGATAGCCCAATGAGTATTTTTTTATCTATAGTATCTTTACTTGCCGTAATTGCCCTGGGGGTGATGGCTTATAGGTTTTTTCAGAAACTGAACGAGATACAAGAACAAATTGCCGATTTGGATGAGGCTTTTAAGGAAAAATACAGTCGCCTCGACAACCGAATAGATACGATGACACCAGTAAGGGATTTTCGGTCTGTTTTTCCGCAAATACAGCAGTTAAACGACGATATTCATGCATTGGGACAAGAGATACAGTTGCTAAGAACCCGAAATCAGTTTAAAATTTCGCCCGAAGAACTATACGCCAAGCGAACCGAACACCTCGAAACCCATAGTTACAGCCCTGAAATAAGAATTTATTATGCAAAATTTCATCCTGAGCAAAACGGTTTTATGCATCAGGAGTTTCATACCGAACCCAGCAAAGAATACATTTATAAAATAGAAATAAGTACCCAAAACCCGTTAGAAGCTTATTATCAAGTAGTAAGCCGCAATGAATACCACCACTTGGCGCTCAACTATGAGGGGTCTATGCTGGCACCTGTTGCCGAATACCTCAACCGTCCTGTCAATGCTTATCGCATCATTACCAAAAAACCGGGCAAACTCAAGAGAGAAGAAAATACCTGGGTGATTACCGACAAAGCCCAATTAGCGTTTGAATAAACATTAAAGCAAGGTTTGATGGCTAATTTATCAAGCCTTGCTTTACATTAAAAATAAATAGTACAATTAGGCAACCATTCCTTGATTTGTGCCTGTCCTCTGCTACGCGGCACCCGCAATGCTGCTACTGGGTTGTTGCATATATACAATTTTTGCAAACTTTGCAATTGTCTGATTTCTTCGGGCAAAGAGGAAATTCTGTTGTCGGCAATCCCCAATACCCACAAACCTTGTAACTCTCCTATTTGTGGAGGCAAAGTAGTAAGTCGATTACTGCTCAAGTGCAACTCCCTTAAATTTTGCAGTTGACCTATAGTAGCTGGCAGGCTGGTGAGTTTATTCTGACGTAAATCAAGCACTTGTAAGTTTGTCAAGTTTCCTATAGCTTCAGGCAAAACACTCAACTCATTTTTATGAATATCAAGCTCTTGCAAGTGATGCAGTTGCCCTATACTTTCGGGCAGAGCTTTAAGTTTGTTTTCGTTGAGCCATAAGGTA
This is a stretch of genomic DNA from Microscilla marina ATCC 23134. It encodes these proteins:
- a CDS encoding leucine-rich repeat domain-containing protein, with protein sequence MKLKKTFTSFLKKIPLTAHLLLLALMLFLMTSCGGKKNNQSETKDSTAQSTPPPVAKLMTNQELYKTEEVEGLEAALKKPAHVYRLSLQQSGLKTLSDDIQKLKNLQSLAVGMNPGLNLGQVIGQLESLPLLQELNTSDNELKRIPANIKNLQQVHSIWLDNNPTLDLKQAFTAMSAMPKLEEVSLVDSKVMELPADISKMKGLKRLVVSHNKLQTLPNSFDQLQKLEFVDLSSNKKLNISQVLNELVKIKSLKRLFLSKCELKKIPDTIGKLENLEVLILNSNQIETLPASMKNLTKLKELYIAGNPLVPQAVEGLKTLFPKVRITK
- a CDS encoding flavin reductase family protein, whose product is MTTFKTVNPKEVSTGAFHGFMLGAVAPRPIAFASTIDNEGNVNLSPFSFFNAFGANPPTLIFSPARRVRDNTTKHTLENAQATKEVVINIVNYPIVEQMSLASTEYDQGVNEFNKSGLTEEPSLLVKPPRVKEAPAAFECIVKDIIETGTEGGAGNLIVCEVVMAHFNEAILDEDGKVDPFKADLVARMGGNWYCRANGDALFEIEKPIRNKGIGVDQLPEAVRNSHVLTGNNLGKLGNVEKLPESAEVSKFSESDAIQAVRKETGDLQENLHRLAQKYLANNEVTQAWLTLLQK
- a CDS encoding GAF domain-containing protein, with the translated sequence MSVKKRNRLSYFIRLDFSSIQGRITFVFVLLALLMFSVILLINYTWLSNNRQYKKIIDTTQPIQRHSISLLNTAKQTQVNLHKYLILKDTTYKTKNRKIWLLTIPAQKDSLLFNLAQNSDNTRLAYVNITQRLEELRQLQKQAEIVYQRKDVVLAIRQFLVSDLPLALSELEKAVNRMTGIQKDREIELLEEYANSNRKRYVIFVVSLVAIILFHYFLGAFIMTALMSKIMPIKTQIANLSKGDLPDPLPKKSDEFGSTVRYINELSHNLKLVKNYANQVGEGRFDSNLTIFNEGSELGVALSEMGRSLQKVYDEEQLRIWITDGLAKFAEILRQSSDDLDHLCYEVISQLVKYIDIVQGGIFILNNHEAAPFFELRASYAYDRMKFVERKVSVDEGLIGRVYNEKEMVYVETIPENYLYVESGLGETPPKTLVLLPLKNDKEIEGVVELASFRKFEPHELEFLQRLSESIAATITVVITHQKNERMLAEYQEMTSTLKEQQIELQQNSEELHIAKQEIEKKLKDSQAKQ